The nucleotide sequence AAGCCAGATACGTTAGTTTACTTCTCATTACTCAAAACATCTTCAATCAAGTTCAGGAGTTCTGGCAGCCGCTTGGCTAAAGCTTTCTCTTGTGGTGTTTTTGGCTCAATTTTTTGCCACTGTTTCAGCTTAGTTGACGCTTGCTTTAAAAGTACGACAGGTGTCGTACTTTTCTCTTGTTCAGTATTTTGGTTAGGTTCAAGATATCTTTGTACTGTACGCAGGTTTTTGCCTATTACGACCGCTAAAGCAGGCATTAAAGGCTTTTGTCCTTTCTTGGGTCTTCCCTTTACATCAATAAATCCAGCAGTGCGTAGACGTTCGGCAATCGCTTTTACTTCGTTTGGCGTATAGTCTCTACGCTGTTCGTTCTCTGCTATTTCTACTTGCAGTGCCAAATCTGGTTCTGACTCCGCATCAAATGGCAACATTCTGATAGGAATGCGATTATCTGGGAAGTGATGAAGATATTTATCTGCCTGCTGTTCCTTTAAAAGTTGAATTGCCGCTAATCGATGCCCTCCAGCCAGCAATCTAGCTTTATTATCTAAAACCAATGGTTCTATTAATCCTAAAACAGCAATTGACTCTGCCAAAGACTCAATGTGCTTTAGATTTAAAGGTCTAGTATCCTGCTCACGGTTTTTAATCTGCTCCAGTAAAACTGTAGAGTCTTGGAGTTTTAGTGGTTGAGATTGCCCTTGCCGTTTTTGGGCGACTTCCAGAATTTTATCGAAATTAGTCATGAGAGAATTTCCTTACCCACTGCCTCGTAATCGCTCCAAGCATCAGAAGCACGAGCATCTTTTACCATATAAACTGGAACTCCAAAATTTTCAGCTTTCAGATAAACCGCCATTCTTCTAATCCAAGTTTTAAACAAGGGTAAGCCAAATTTTTCAAGACTTTCTTTGGCTTTATATCCATCACGGCTGGGAGAAGGAGGAACACAAGTCAGTAAAACTTTAAACCGCCTTGGGGGTAATTCATTCAGTTCTCCCACAGTTTCAATTAACGCTTCTAAGGCGAAAGTGCTGGGATGGGTAGGAATGATCAGTAGATCGCTAGATAACGCTAACGCTTTCAATTCATCACTGGCAGGGCGGGCGGGAGTGTCAATCACGAGATGTTCAAAATCATCAGCTTGGTCTATTTCGCTATGATCATAAACATCGAAAGGACTTTTACCACGCTCAAACCAATGCAGCACAGAGCGATTAAGATCACCATCAGCTAGTACAGTTTTTCCTTTAGTAGCAAGGTAGGCGGCGAGATGAATCGCTGTGGTAGATTTTCCTACACCCCCTTTAAATGATGCAATAGTAATAATCATTGCAGCCTCATTTAGTCATGATGGCGGATTGTATCGTACAAAAGCATTTTTGAATCTTGAAATTTTAACTTATCAAGTTTATGCACTAATATTACAGATTCATCATGCCTTTAAGTAAAAGCAAACTACGACTGATTAATAGTGAAGAGTTCGTTGGTTGACGTTGCAGTATTACAAACAGGTTAACTCATGCCATAAAATACTTTTGTTCTACAGCAAGTTTACGTGCTGGAAGTGTT is from Nostoc sp. HK-01 and encodes:
- a CDS encoding ParB domain protein nuclease encodes the protein MTNFDKILEVAQKRQGQSQPLKLQDSTVLLEQIKNREQDTRPLNLKHIESLAESIAVLGLIEPLVLDNKARLLAGGHRLAAIQLLKEQQADKYLHHFPDNRIPIRMLPFDAESEPDLALQVEIAENEQRRDYTPNEVKAIAERLRTAGFIDVKGRPKKGQKPLMPALAVVIGKNLRTVQRYLEPNQNTEQEKSTTPVVLLKQASTKLKQWQKIEPKTPQEKALAKRLPELLNLIEDVLSNEK
- a CDS encoding cobyrinic acid a,c-diamide synthase translates to MIITIASFKGGVGKSTTAIHLAAYLATKGKTVLADGDLNRSVLHWFERGKSPFDVYDHSEIDQADDFEHLVIDTPARPASDELKALALSSDLLIIPTHPSTFALEALIETVGELNELPPRRFKVLLTCVPPSPSRDGYKAKESLEKFGLPLFKTWIRRMAVYLKAENFGVPVYMVKDARASDAWSDYEAVGKEILS